From a single Arachis hypogaea cultivar Tifrunner chromosome 3, arahy.Tifrunner.gnm2.J5K5, whole genome shotgun sequence genomic region:
- the LOC112734259 gene encoding ras-related protein RABA6a: MADAFDEECDYLFKAVLIGDSGVGKSNLLSRFAKDEFRFDSKPTIGVEFAYRNIKIADKLIKAQIWDTAGQERFRAITSSYYRGALGALLVYDITRRSSFENARKWMVELREFGGKDMVVILVGNKCDLEQTREVEEEEAKGFAEREGLCFMETSALKNLNVDQVFLQMITRIHDSTSHKSLDVKADQDKQITLSDAKEIHIDAANEVTATKQTSYYYCCST, from the exons ATGGCTGATGCATTTGATGAGGAGTGTGATTATCTGTTCAAAGCTGTTCTGATTGGGGACTCAGGGGTTGGGAAATCAAATCTGCTATCAAGGTTTGCAAAAGATGAATTCCGGTTTGATTCAAAGCCCACTATAGGAGTCGAGTTTGCTTACCGCAACATCAAAATTGCAGACAAACTCATCAAAGCACAGATATGGGACACTGCCGGCCAAGAACG GTTTAGAGCAATCACAAGCTCATATTACCGAGGAGCATTAGGGGCATTGCTAGTGTATGACATAACAAGGCGATCTAGTTTTGAGAACGCGAGAAAATGGATGGTGGAGTTGAGAGAGTTTGGAGGGAAAGACATGGTGGTTATTCTGGTGGGGAACAAGTGCGATCTGGAACAAACAAGGGAagtggaggaagaagaagcaaaagGGTTTGCAGAGAGAGAAGGATTATGCTTCATGGAAACCTCTGCTCTCAAGAATCTGAATGTGGACCAAGTTTTCCTGCAAATGATCACAAGGATTCATGACAGCACAAGCCACAAGAGTTTGGACGTCAAAGCGGATCAAGATAAACAAATCACTCTTTCCGATGCCAAGGAGATACACATAGATGCTGCTAATGAAGTCACTGCAACTAAACAAACTTCTTATTATTACTGCTGTTCAACATGA
- the LOC112734256 gene encoding golgin candidate 2, giving the protein MANWISSKLKVAENILHQIDQQAAESLRKNERLGLGEPSAIDVAPAKSGASVSLKDQLKKKPLENNDYHGKLRSDPNFSKPAPLNAAKPSSKPNPNPALTDGDWTELLSSPTQPTAPGSSQGNGVPSPRSLTKNNRKHKSLSSGLSVSDVKRNPKSVNGASSSLQRLDSVKQVKPSGKASDDGKESTSSGSSERHSNVESETDNKWMRGQEYTSNNDTANKVVVETDGKENEQNHHGFSYRSLSQPQSLQANDKVDAETIPEVDKGKIAGDVDQGQLRSAIKERDGPQVVLGHPTSDHLQRGSSMASDDGSSDSDTDSDSTSDSESEREREERRKKRERILAEKAEAKALNTIKELENMVAKLEGEKQSIEKILEERAKQQAQEASQLQTSMMETMEAAELEKQKHNNTRMEVLARLAKLETANADLAKSLAAVQWNLEVEVKQVAELRQQIAFKESVHEELKRSTSNLHQAVASQNQMSSKGVEFEREILEAEHSIIGDKVTQLQEKARKLEADIEMTRKEIEEPTEVEVELKRRLQQMTDHLIQKQAKVESLSSEKASLVFRIEAVSRLLDENMSASGAPDMNSASSSSDLESGIWELSNSKLKPILKARIHSGKKQLGSLLQQLDYIFVTGAVFLRRNSTAKLWALVYLVCLHFWVIYILMSHSGSGPSNEAKSGAVISLDNINNTGG; this is encoded by the exons ATGGCCAATTGGATCTCCTCCAAGCTCAAAGTCGCCGAGAACATTCTCCATCAG ATCGACCAGCAAGCTGCTGAATCTCTTCGCAAGAACGAGAGGCTTGGACTCGGTGAACCCAGTGCCATTGACGTTGCTCCTGCCAAATCAGGGGCTTCCGTGTCTCTCAAGGATCAATTGAAGAAGAAACCACTGGAGAACAACGACTACCATGGAAAGCTGCGTAGCGATCCCAATTTTAGCAAGCCAGCTCCACTTAACGCAGCTAAGCCCTcgtctaaacctaatcctaaccctGCACTCACTGATGGTGATTGGACCGAACTCCTCAGCTCTCCAACTCAGCCTACGGCTCCTGGGAGCAGCCAGGGTAATGGGGTACCTTCACCTCGTTCTTTGACCAAAAATAATAGGAAGCACAAGAGTTTGTCGTCGGGGTTATCGGTTTCAGATGTCAAGAGGAACCCAAAAAGTGTTAATGGTGCTTCAAGTTCTTTGCAGAGGCTGGACTCTGTTAAACAAGTTAAACCGAGTGGGAAAGCTAGTGATGATGGGAAGGAGTCTACCTCATCTGGTTCATCAGAGAGGCATTCCAATGTGGAATCTGAGACTGATAATAAATGGATGAGAGGACAAGAATATACTAGTAATAACGACACTGCCAATAAGGTTGTGGTCGAGACAGATGGCAAGGAAAATGAACAGAATCATCATGGTTTTAGTTATAGGAGCCTTTCTCAGCCACAATCTTTGCAGGCCAATGACAAAGTGGATGCAGAAACAATACCTGAGGTGGACAAAGGTAAGATTGCTGGAGATGTTGATCAAGGTCAATTGAGAAGTGCAATAAAAGAAAGGGATGGGCCTCAAGTAGTCTTGGGACATCCAACATCTGATCATTTGCAAAGGGGTTCTTCCATGGCAAGTGATGATGGGAGTTCTGATTCAGATACAGATTCTGACTCAACATCTGATTCTGAAAGTGAACGCGAGAGGGAGGAACGGAGAAAGAAGAGGGAGAGGATCCTTGCCGAGAAAGCCGAAGCTAAAGCCTTGAATACCATCAAGGAACTCGAGAATATGGTGGCCAAATTAGAGGGGGAGAAGCAAAGTATAGAGAAAATACTAGAGGAGCGAGctaaacaacaagcacaggag GCTTCACAGCTTCAGACCAGCATGATGGAAACAATGgaagctgctgagttagaaaagcAGAAACATAATAATACCAGAATGGAAGTTCTTGCACGATTAGCTAAACTGGAG ACTGCTAATGCTGATCTTGCGAAATCCCTTGCAGCAGTGCAGTGGAACCTTGAAGTAGAG GTTAAACAAGTGGCTGAACTAAGACAGCAAATTGCATTTAAAGAGTCGGTTCATGAAG AGCTCAAAAGGAGCACGAGCAATCTTCATCAAGCTGTAGCTTCACAAAATCAA ATGTCTTCAAAAGGAGTTGAGTTTGAAAGAGAAATTCTTGAGGCAGAGCACTCTATAATTGGTGATAAAGTTACACAATTACAAGAAAAG GCGCGGAAGCTGGAAGCTGACATTGAAATGACAAGGAAGGAGATAGAAGAACCAACGGAAGTTGAAGTTGAGCTCAAGCGTAGGCTTCAACAGATGACTGATCATTTAATACAGAAACAAGCCAAG GTTGAGTCACTCTCCTCTGAGAAGGCAAGTCTCGTATTCAGAATTGAG GCAGTGTCAAGGTTGCTAGATGAGAATATGTCGGCATCAGGTGCACCAGATATGAATTCTGCCTCCTCATCTAGCGACTTAGAATCAGGAATTTGGGAGCTCTCCAATTCAAAGCTGAAGCCAATCTTAAAAGccagaattcattctggcaagaAACAATTGGGCTCTCTGCTTCAACAATTAGATTATATATTTGTCACGGGTGCAGTCTTTTTGAGAAGGAACTCGACTGCAAAATTATGGGCACTGGTTTACCTTGTTTGCCTTCATTTCTGGGTGATATATATCCTAATGTCACATTCAGGTTCAGGGCCATCCAATGAGGCTAAGTCGGGAGCTGTGATCTCATTGGATAATATTAATAACACTGGGGGATAG